Genomic window (Ananas comosus cultivar F153 linkage group 1, ASM154086v1, whole genome shotgun sequence):
GAGTTCTTGTccgggtttggatatgaaaaTGATTATACACCCTACCCATCAAATGATCGGATCCAAGTCAGATCTGAATCGGATATGAACATAAAATATTCGGACCCATATATGAAACTTAATGCATCTCTAAAAATAAGTGATCACGAAAATCGAAAGATTGAttcatttagagagagagagagagagagagagagagagagagagagattggttACAAATAGGACCACTATAAGAATAGCAGTCATTTATCAATTGTTAAGCAAGAACATCCTACAGATCAAGCCTGGCCGTCTTCGGCAGCGTAAAACGCTTTGATCTCCTCGACATCGTCGTAGCTTCCGAGAAATATGGGAGACCTCTGGTGAATCTTGGTAGGAACCAAGTCAAGGGCCTGCAAATAAACACCACTATTTTACTACTAACTTAATCTACACAAACATGAATAAGTAACAAGTGATTTTTCTCCATTAAGAAAGATCATTAATGCTTCAGATGTGTTCTACCTGTTTAACCATTTTATGTTTAATATACAGACATAACAGAATCATAAAATTGTCTGTCTTTGACTGAAAATTCGAGAAAATACTCGTCTTTGCTTTCGAGTTGTCGACAATTGAAAAGAAATCTTTGCTTTTGAGTTGTCGACAATtgaaaagaaatgtaaaagaTTAATACTAATTGTGTTTTCGTTCTCCTGTAACTTTCGAACATTACGAATTATTACCTACTGTTGATGTATGTCAGAGAGGAGGCGAAGTTGCAACAGCACAATTTGAGATGAATACAAGACGAAAGTTATTTAAACGAGTATTAAGAATAACTCGAATGAGCTAAAAACTTGACCCTGAATTTGCAACTGAAACAGGGAAGGGGGAAATCCTCGTACCCGTTGTTTCCCCGTAAAAGCCTGACCTCCTGCTTGTTCAATCAAGAACGACATCGGAAAAACTTCGTACAGAACGCTGTTTACATAAAAATTCAACTAACTTCAACAAAAgtgattttatagaaaattgcACACATTCCTGATGACTGCTGACCGAAATGTGGAAAATGGTAGAATCCTGCATACCGTAGTTTTCCGTTTGGACTCTTCTTATCTGCAGGATACATAAAGATGCCTCCGTAGAGCAACGTACGATGGACGTCAGCGACCATACTGCGGACAATTAACCGAGCACAATCATGTGAagttataaatacaaaaaatacaGATCAAGTAATGAGGATCAGCAGAAAACCGCACCTTCCGATATATCTCAGAGATTTTGGTGGCGAGCCGTCCTGAGGGTACTTGCACTTCTCCACAAATCTGGAAAAAATACGAGAAGTTAAGCTCACGTGTTCTTTAGCCAAACAACCTTAATAAGCTGCGCAGAGCATACTTCGCAGTAGGTCCATCCCAATTTTTGGCATTTCCTTCGTTCACTGAGTATACTTTTCCTCTCTTTGGTATCTGCAGAGATAAGAAGTATATCACATCGCATTTACGTAACAGAGAGTAGTTGAATGATCGACAAATTCCTAAGGAATATTTATAGAAGATGAAAAATTTTACAGATGACACTGGCTGAGTAGAGCAGAGGCATAATAAGAAGATGAAGCAGATTCAGAAAAATACTGTATCAGTACTGATTGTTAAATTCAAGAGTATTTATCACGAGTACCTTTATATCTGGATGAGTCAGGATAAACTCGCCAAGAGACGGATCGAGAGTGAAGCCATTTACACCACTCCCGGTGCTGAGTACAAGCTGTGATTGCAAATTCCCATTAGCCCGTCAGCGGATGGATTTATTAGCACTTTTGTTAAGAAAACTATTCACAGAATGACCGGATTGAAACAAAGAATTGAAGTGCAGTGTCGCAATTCAAGCAAATTGAAGTTTCAATATAAGAAGTTCAGTACCCAATAGCGTGTTTGCGACAGACAATTTCTGTTACGCAACTACGTAACAGACCTAACTAGCAGGTTAAAAACATTCGCATTGATGGTCGTGCATTAGCGCGTCATGAAGTGAAATTTACAGGGTGAAATCTACACGAAGAAAGTGAACAGTCTAACTTACATTGCAAGAACTTCCATACATGCAGTAGCCAGCAGCCAGCATGTCCTTCCCAGGTTGCAGCACATCTTCAAGACTTATGTTATCCTTATCTTTAACCACATAAATTccaaaaatctacaaaaagGTAAATTAACATAAACATTCTCCGACAATTAGAAgaaacacccaaaaaaaaacaactaaattGATGATAAGAAGGCTAGAAAGATCTACAGACTGAAAAACCAACTAAATTGATGATAAAATAAGTGTATTTTCTCCCTGAGGAAATTAAAAATGCGCGTATATTGTGTACTCGAATCAGTATTCGAAATCACGGTCAAGTGTGAATAAGAATAAAAGAAGAGGAATTGGACTCAGAactattgaatatgatctacaCAACTCTATAAATGACCTatataaagaaaaatcaaaTACTATGATTCTTAACATATTAGATCGTATATCACGTAAACCGGTTTAAATTTCCGTTTTAAGAccttcgaaattgaattttaggatgctggTCCAAGATAGATACGGACTACGCGGTCCAGGCAACAAATTTCTCCTCCAAGTTTGCAGTGATCAGATCAGATGGCATCTATTCTCCACCATGCTTTTttggcttttgcttttgcttttgcaaGTTGTGTGTAATCAGGCACAAATATTTGGCGGAAAACAC
Coding sequences:
- the LOC109722069 gene encoding fructose-1,6-bisphosphatase, cytosolic; amino-acid sequence: MNHEAEAHRTDLMTLTRHVLNEQTKHAESRGDFSILLSHIVLGCKFVCSSVNKAGLAHLIGLAGDTNVQGEEQKKLDVLSNEVFIKALVSSGRTCILVSEEDEEATFVDPSLRGKYCVVFDPLDGSSNIDCGVSIGTIFGIYVVKDKDNISLEDVLQPGKDMLAAGYCMYGSSCNLVLSTGSGVNGFTLDPSLGEFILTHPDIKIPKRGKVYSVNEGNAKNWDGPTAKFVEKCKYPQDGSPPKSLRYIGSMVADVHRTLLYGGIFMYPADKKSPNGKLRVLYEVFPMSFLIEQAGGQAFTGKQRALDLVPTKIHQRSPIFLGSYDDVEEIKAFYAAEDGQA